A single window of Candidatus Neptunochlamydia vexilliferae DNA harbors:
- a CDS encoding caspase family protein, with translation MPPTFAIIIGISDYPTAPLPAAESDAITFARALIHWGIPESHVTLLTGKVDEKSLETSLSLLADKKEPFQLLFYFCGHGYRTKEATPESYLAFSTEKGYSLEELLLKIGVLSTTNTYLFIDACHLRLNLIFNPKLKEEVEGTLHSKKNLFCLFSSGIFPSYEDIESHYGYFTQALIETLSTLRKTDLSPSALFKMTREKMAKKELPEPEMYNIGVHQIDLFPPLESSIQNDSIVRPEVHAEIQDLLAENPEKNLWIIGEPLSAQLKIHSIPLPLNAPLEKRKRHELLLFEASDPQNAKKVIADLKKNQLRAIFFSPSPFRSPDYIEYHIPPLTDKELSLILSQEHGAPKNQSIKEEKRAMAAFYSAGFYIDEALFLKAFKIKPKTLRFLEEIGLTFYENGECHPRNCLLEFVESQQLKLNKKGALSYWKKQCEKLPNNIRAAQSLILTLKCFGYEPKFDTTLKNTFQILSKDLSTLKEGADIFFSARILTPSALYLAEILLEVGELSLTQKLLDIPSPLQAPLLKAHLLWRLGQFEKSLTLSSKEKGLEALFHQGMAHYFLGNWEEATQKLSEVKEKTSHPQTLGWIECLLGTINGTRGVEVKKSIQQIESGINHLLQSNIPEDVWVGWNNLGEIYLKTGRLSQATRHLEKALESAKKCANPNSFLEVARNFLELELQRGPKDLDWLDTIEKNLPFLSEPTVAMQIYNTLAKAYLQLKNPLQARPYIKKAFLLTAPSKAHHIDTLANAASYFKLKGLPQKTHHLLMQAQSLALAMDHSQMVKQLTH, from the coding sequence ATGCCCCCAACCTTTGCGATCATTATTGGGATCTCTGACTATCCGACTGCCCCCTTACCTGCAGCAGAAAGTGATGCAATTACATTTGCAAGAGCGCTCATCCACTGGGGAATTCCAGAAAGTCATGTGACCCTTCTTACAGGAAAAGTAGACGAGAAGAGTTTAGAGACATCCCTTTCTCTCTTAGCAGACAAAAAAGAGCCTTTTCAGCTTCTCTTTTATTTTTGTGGGCATGGATACCGGACAAAAGAAGCGACTCCCGAGTCTTACTTAGCCTTTTCAACAGAAAAAGGCTATAGCCTTGAAGAACTCCTCCTAAAAATAGGAGTTTTAAGTACAACCAATACCTATCTTTTTATCGATGCCTGTCACTTAAGGCTCAACCTGATCTTCAACCCGAAACTCAAGGAAGAGGTGGAGGGGACACTTCACTCAAAAAAAAACCTCTTTTGCCTCTTTTCCTCAGGAATCTTCCCCTCCTATGAAGATATAGAAAGCCACTATGGCTACTTTACCCAGGCATTGATCGAGACCCTTAGCACACTTCGAAAAACAGATCTCTCCCCCTCTGCTCTCTTTAAAATGACGCGAGAAAAGATGGCAAAAAAAGAGCTTCCAGAACCAGAGATGTATAACATAGGGGTCCACCAAATCGACCTTTTTCCCCCTTTAGAGTCTTCAATCCAAAACGACTCCATTGTCCGCCCCGAGGTCCATGCAGAAATTCAGGATCTTCTTGCCGAAAACCCAGAAAAAAACCTTTGGATTATCGGAGAGCCCCTAAGCGCCCAACTAAAAATCCACTCCATCCCTCTCCCCTTAAACGCTCCTCTTGAAAAGAGGAAGCGGCATGAGCTCCTCCTTTTTGAGGCATCTGATCCTCAAAATGCAAAAAAGGTGATCGCTGACCTAAAGAAAAATCAACTCCGAGCCATCTTTTTTTCTCCCTCTCCCTTTCGCTCCCCCGACTACATCGAGTACCATATTCCCCCTCTTACCGATAAAGAACTATCACTCATTCTCAGCCAAGAGCATGGAGCCCCCAAAAACCAGAGTATTAAAGAAGAAAAGCGGGCAATGGCCGCCTTCTACTCCGCTGGTTTCTATATCGACGAAGCCCTTTTTCTAAAAGCGTTTAAAATCAAACCAAAAACCTTAAGGTTTTTGGAAGAGATAGGGCTCACTTTCTATGAAAATGGCGAATGTCATCCAAGAAACTGTCTCCTTGAATTTGTCGAATCTCAGCAACTTAAGCTCAATAAAAAAGGAGCCCTATCCTACTGGAAAAAACAGTGTGAAAAGCTACCCAACAACATTAGAGCCGCTCAAAGTCTTATTCTGACTCTCAAGTGCTTTGGTTATGAGCCCAAGTTTGACACCACCCTAAAAAATACATTTCAGATCCTTTCCAAAGACCTCTCAACCCTCAAAGAAGGAGCAGATATATTTTTCTCTGCTCGTATCCTCACCCCTAGCGCCCTTTACCTCGCCGAAATCCTCTTAGAGGTTGGAGAGCTCTCCCTAACACAAAAGCTTCTAGATATTCCTTCCCCTCTACAAGCTCCCCTTCTCAAAGCCCATCTCCTCTGGAGACTCGGCCAGTTTGAAAAATCCCTAACGCTCTCTTCCAAAGAAAAAGGGCTAGAGGCCCTTTTTCACCAAGGAATGGCCCACTATTTTCTAGGAAACTGGGAAGAAGCCACCCAAAAACTGTCAGAGGTCAAGGAAAAAACCTCCCATCCCCAAACGCTCGGTTGGATCGAGTGTCTTCTTGGAACCATCAATGGAACTCGAGGGGTTGAAGTGAAAAAAAGCATCCAACAGATCGAATCGGGCATCAACCACCTTCTCCAGTCTAACATTCCAGAAGATGTATGGGTAGGGTGGAATAACCTAGGGGAAATCTACCTTAAAACAGGAAGGCTGTCCCAAGCAACACGCCACCTAGAGAAAGCCTTAGAATCTGCAAAAAAGTGCGCGAACCCCAACAGCTTCCTCGAGGTCGCCAGAAATTTTCTAGAGCTCGAGCTACAGAGGGGGCCTAAAGATCTAGATTGGCTTGACACCATTGAAAAAAACCTCCCTTTCCTCAGCGAGCCCACTGTTGCTATGCAGATTTACAACACGCTCGCAAAAGCCTACCTTCAGCTTAAAAACCCCCTCCAAGCACGCCCCTATATCAAAAAAGCCTTCCTCCTAACAGCCCCCAGCAAAGCCCACCACATCGACACGCTTGCCAATGCAGCTTCCTACTTCAAACTCAAAGGGCTTCCCCAAAAGACACACCACCTTCTTATGCAAGCTCAAAGTCTTGCTCTTGCTATGGATCACTCGCAAATGGTTAAACAACTTACGCATTAA